The following DNA comes from Salmo trutta chromosome 15, fSalTru1.1, whole genome shotgun sequence.
TCATTGTCTTCGTTGGGAGCGGGGCCTGTGCGTGGTGCCGGGCTGGGTTTGGGGGCAGGAGTGGGTTTCTCCTCCCTGACTAGAGGTggcgctctctcctctctctgctgtgggTATCTGCTCTTCTGTGGTGCAGGGGCTGAAGAAGAGAAATACAGATATCTAGCCAGTCTCAATTTCAAAGTAGAAGGGATTATGCAAGTTAGTCGTTGGTGGAAATTGGTAGGTTAACAAAACCAAAGTTGTTTCTTCATATCCATTGACTGCTTTCAGAGGGAGTAAGGCAACAcagatgtaattttgtaatttgggtgaactgtccctttaatcATACCCTGTGCTGTGACTGTGTCAGCTGGAGCTGGTGGGTTCTCTCTTCCCCTGGCTGTGGGAGGTCTGGAGCCTAACTGTCTTTCCATCTTCACCACGTCCTCCTCCACGGCAGGGCTAACCTGGGCCTCAGCAACGCCCCCTAGTGTCTGAGCAGAGCTATAGCCCTCTGGGTCCTGTTGCTCTGATCTGGAGTACGGGGGCTCATCAGTGGGCTCTGAGACAAGACAAAGAGAGGAAGAtgacattttaaaatatatatgccCTCGATACCCAACATCTGAGACAAACTAAAAGCTTTTGCTTTTACCTCTCATACAAGTCTAACTAGTAGTGAAATGGAACTGCTTGTTTCCACTACTCACCTTGGCTTTGTATGTTGGAGTAGTAGTTATCCTGCTGCTCCTGTCGCTCTGTGTAGTCTTCTGCACCAGGGTCTGGCTGGTAGCTGGGCTGGGTACGGGAATAGGGCTGGGCACTGGGCTGGTGATGGGCATGGGTAGGGGGCTGGGTACGGGGGCTCTCTGTACCTGTCCCTCTGGGCCTGGAGATGGGCAGGGGAGCAGGGAGGACTTGCTGGGGTTGGCCCTTAAAGAACCATGCTCCAGAACGCTTCAACATCTAGAcatagaaagagagatggagagacacagagaaagagagagagatggaagagatgtagagaaagagtgagagagagattgcgggagagacagcgagagagagatggagagggagagaattagatggaaagagagagaaaatgagatggagagagacagaaaatgaGATGGAGGGGGGGTAGCGTGCTTAGCAGATGAGTTATCGTACATTGATTGACAAGTAGGACTATTTAATTAAAGGGTCTGAAACGTAGTGACTGAACCAGCTGAACCCtcatctccctccttctctcttgtCTACCccttcactctcttcctctctccccccttctctctcttcctctctccccccttctctctcttttaccccttatcttcctctctccccccttctctctcttcctctctccccccttctcgcTCTTTTACCCCTtatcttcctccttctctctcttctaccccttatcttcctctctctccccttctctctccatctgtctctccattTAGATTCTGAAGGGACAAACAACCACAATCGTTTCTCATAAGAGGGAATATTCAATGGAGGATAATTAGAGGGTAATGAGAATTATTATTAAAATGATTAAAGCTACTGACTGTCTCTCCACCCCTTCTTTCCTCCCCTCATCACTCTccccttgtctcctccccttctgcCCCTcacgcctctcctctctctctctttcctctccctctctttcctctctctctttcctctctctctctttcctctccctctctttcctctccctctctttcctctctctctctttcctctctctctctttcctctccctctctttcctctccctctctttcctctctctctctttcctctctctctctttccacctcaCCTCTTGATGTTCACTGCAGATCCTACAGACCCACACTGGAGATGACCAACGGCTGTTCTGAATCCCACACTTACTGCACATGTGCTGgaggcagaaacacacacacacacacacacgcacgcacgcacgcacgcacacacacaaacacacacacacacacacacacacacacacacacacacacacacacacacacacacacacacacacacacacacacaggtctcttGAGGCagtgcaggtacacacacaattTTACAGTTCATGTAGTGAATGTACAGACAGGATCATCTCTAAGTAACAAGAACTAGAAAGTAGAACAAAAGAAAGTAACAAAATAATGAGTTACATGAGTTACATGAGTTACATGAGTTACATGAGTTACATGAGATGCAGGAGTtacaggcagtggtgtaaagtacttaagtaaaaatactttaaagtactacttaagtagttgttttgggtatctgtacttaactttactatttatatattttacttttacttcactacattcttaaataaaatgatgtactttttactaaatacattttccctgacacccaaaagtacttgttacattttgaatgcttagcaggacaggaacattttctaattcaaacacttatcaagagaacatccctggtcatccctactgtctctgatctggcggactcactaaacacacatgcttcatttgtaaaggatttctgagtgttggagtgtgcccttggctatccgtttaaaaaacaagaaaatggtgccatctggtttggttaatataaggaatttaaaatgatttatacttttaccttttatagttaagtatattttagcaattacatttacttttgatacttattattattaatttgtttattttttacccctttttctccccaacttcgtggtatccaatcagtagttacagtcttgtctcatcgctgcaactcccgtatggactcgggagaggcgaaggtcgagagccgtgcgtcctccaaaacacaacccaaccaagccacactgcttcttgacacaatgcccgcttaacccggaagccagccgcaccaatgtgttggaggaaacaccgtacacctggcgaccgtgtcagcgtgcaatgcgcccggcccgacacaggagtcgctagtgcgcgatgggacaaggacatccctgccggccaaaccctcccctaacccggacgatgctgggccaattgtgcgccgccccatgggtctcccagtcgcggccggctgcgacagagcctggactctagtGGCCCAGCTAGTACTGCaaggcagtgccttagaccactgccccaCTCAGGAGGCCAacttttggtacttaagtatatttaaaactaaatacttttagacttttactcaagtagtgttttactgggtgacttcacttttacttgagtcattttcttttaaggtatctttacttttactcaagtatgaacatttggtactttttccaccactggttacaGGAGTTACAGGAGATATAGGAGTTACAGAAGATACTGGCGTTACAGGAGATACAGGAGTTACAGGAGATATAGGAGTTACAGGAGATACGGGTGTTACAGGAGATCCAGGAGTTACAGGAGATATAGGAGTTACAGGAGATCCAGGAGATATAGGAGTTACAGGAGATACGGGGGTTACAGGAGATACAGGAGATATAGGAGTTACAGGAGATACAGGAGATATAGAAGTTACAGGAGATATAGGAGTTACAGGAGATATAGGAATTACAGGAGATACAGGAGTTTCAGGAGATATAGGAGTTACAGGAGATATAGGAGTTACAGGAGATATAGGAGTTACAGGAGATATAGGAATTACAGGAGATACGGGAGTTTCAGGAGATAATAGAGTTACAGGAGATCCAGCAGTTACAGGAGATATAGGAGTTACAGGAGATACGGGCGTTACAGGAGATACAGGAGTTACAGGAGATATAGGAGTTACAAGAGATACAGGAGTTACAGTAGTTTACCCAGTCAATGTGTTGTAGTAGTCTCTGTAGGTAGGTGTGTTTGTTACCTTCTTGCAGTGGGAACAGAGTACAGAGGTGACTCCCTGCTGTCCAAACGTCTCTCCACACAGCAGACAACGAGACTGACCATCTCCACACGCCGTCTTCTTCATACTGTCCAACCTAGTGGCAAAACGcctgcagtacacacacacacacacacacacacacacacacacacacacacacacacacacacacacacacacacacacacacacacacacacacacacacacacacacacaaaggacacAGACTGTCCAGACAGGTCGCCAACCGCCTAGAGAGGAGAGATCACacagtatacatacacacatacatacatacacacacacggatgcacacacagttttctatttctctctcgttctcgttcctcgctctctctctgtctgtctcacccgATCCTCTCCTGCTCCATGGCCTCTATGGTCTCAGCCCGAGCCAGAACACTGTTGATGATCTCCTTCTCTTCGTCTGTTAGCGCCACCTCCTGAGAACCTCCTCCATGACCTCCACCATGCTGGTACATCCTGCTGACTGACCTGACAGACGGAGCAGGGACACACTTAAGGAACGGACACACCGGTAGAATTTGCCGGTCAACAGTACTTAACATCAGATTTGGTCCAGACCAGACCAAAAACCAATGTCCGTGGATGTGGAAATCAAAACCAGTCCGGACTGCACCAAAAAGAAGATGTCCAAAAGGCTTCGGTGTCGGTCCGTGTTTACTGAGGTGTAGCCTACAGTACTGC
Coding sequences within:
- the LOC115149290 gene encoding rabphilin-3A-like; the protein is MYQHGGGHGGGSQEVALTDEEKEIINSVLARAETIEAMEQERIGRFATRLDSMKKTACGDGQSRCLLCGETFGQQGVTSVLCSHCKKHMCSKCGIQNSRWSSPVWVCRICSEHQEMLKRSGAWFFKGQPQQVLPAPLPISRPRGTGTESPRTQPPTHAHHQPSAQPYSRTQPSYQPDPGAEDYTERQEQQDNYYSNIQSQEPTDEPPYSRSEQQDPEGYSSAQTLGGVAEAQVSPAVEEDVVKMERQLGSRPPTARGRENPPAPADTVTAQAPAPQKSRYPQQREERAPPLVREEKPTPAPKPSPAPRTGPAPNEDNDNEYDSDESTTLGLLEFILHYEPGNNTLHCNIVKAKGLKPMDSNGLADPYVKLHLLPGASKSNKLRTKTLKGTLNPVWNETLVYHGITDDDMQRKTLRLSVSDMDKFGHNEFIGETRVALKKLKANQMKNYSVCLERVVQVKKAGTGGSVRGMALYEEEVKEDEAEERGRILISLTYSTQKGRLIVGVVRCAHLAAMDSNGYSDPFVKICLKPDMGKKAKNKTQIKKKTLNPEFNEEFSYEIKHGELAKKSLDISVWDYDMGTSNDFIGGCQLGITAKGECLKHWYECLKNKDKKIERWHVLLNDNTVKDTDD